One Paracidovorax avenae ATCC 19860 genomic region harbors:
- the tolB gene encoding Tol-Pal system beta propeller repeat protein TolB gives MTSDRPSHPLAAALPHVTRRHAIVALASAATALPALAQFRLDIVGVGTTQYPTAIAPFRGEAGSPQKISAIIQADLERSGQFRVVDGSGPQLDENSRPDAALWKEKGADSLTTGSVTRLPDGRYDVRFRLWNTVRGEDLGGQSFVVTQGDLRLVAHRIADYVYEKLTGQRGIFSTRIAYVTKAGSRYSLWVADSDGENAQSALSSPEPIISPAWSPSGTQLAYVSFESRKPVVYVHDVSTGRRRLIANFRGSNSAPAWSPDGRTLAVTLSRDGSSQLYTIDANGGEPRRLMQSSGIDTEPTYSSDGRSIYFVSDRGGAPQIYRVPATGGSAERVTFTGAYNISPSISPDGKWLAYISRVGGAFKLHVMDLTSGSVTAITDTTADESPSFAPNGKLIVYATQQQGREALMTTTLDGKIKARLAGQSGDIREPDWGPFQKQ, from the coding sequence ATGACTTCAGACCGCCCATCCCATCCCCTCGCCGCGGCCCTGCCGCACGTCACGCGCCGCCACGCCATCGTGGCCCTCGCCTCCGCCGCCACCGCGCTGCCTGCGCTGGCGCAGTTCCGCCTCGATATCGTGGGCGTGGGAACCACGCAGTACCCCACTGCCATCGCGCCGTTCCGCGGCGAGGCCGGCTCCCCCCAGAAGATTTCTGCGATCATCCAGGCGGACCTGGAGCGTAGCGGCCAGTTCCGCGTCGTGGACGGGTCCGGCCCGCAGCTCGACGAGAACTCGCGCCCCGACGCTGCCCTCTGGAAGGAGAAAGGCGCCGACTCGCTCACCACGGGCAGCGTCACGCGCCTGCCGGACGGCCGCTACGACGTGCGCTTCCGGCTCTGGAATACGGTGCGCGGCGAGGACCTGGGTGGCCAGAGCTTCGTGGTCACGCAGGGCGACCTGCGCCTCGTCGCCCACCGCATCGCCGACTACGTGTACGAGAAGCTCACCGGCCAGCGCGGCATCTTCTCGACCCGCATCGCCTACGTCACCAAGGCCGGCAGCCGCTACAGCCTGTGGGTGGCGGACTCCGATGGCGAGAACGCCCAGTCGGCGCTCTCCAGCCCCGAGCCCATCATCTCGCCCGCCTGGTCGCCTTCCGGCACGCAGCTCGCCTACGTGTCGTTCGAGTCGCGCAAGCCCGTGGTGTACGTGCACGACGTCTCGACCGGCCGGCGCCGCCTGATCGCCAACTTCCGCGGCTCCAACAGCGCGCCCGCCTGGTCGCCGGACGGCCGCACGCTCGCCGTCACCCTGAGCCGCGACGGCAGCTCGCAGCTCTACACCATCGACGCCAACGGCGGCGAGCCGCGCCGTCTCATGCAGAGCTCGGGCATCGACACCGAGCCCACCTATTCCAGCGACGGCCGCAGCATCTACTTCGTGAGCGACCGCGGTGGCGCCCCCCAGATCTACCGCGTGCCCGCCACGGGCGGAAGCGCCGAGCGCGTCACCTTCACGGGCGCCTACAACATTTCTCCGAGCATCAGTCCGGACGGCAAGTGGTTGGCCTACATCTCCCGCGTAGGAGGGGCTTTCAAACTGCACGTCATGGATCTGACGTCCGGCAGCGTGACCGCCATCACCGACACCACGGCCGACGAGAGCCCGAGCTTCGCGCCCAATGGCAAACTCATCGTCTATGCAACCCAGCAACAAGGCCGTGAAGCGCTGATGACCACCACGCTGGATGGCAAGATCAAGGCCCGCCTGGCGGGCCAGAGCGGCGACATCCGGGAGCCGGACTGGGGTCCGTTCCAGAAACAATAA